A part of Brachybacterium faecium DSM 4810 genomic DNA contains:
- a CDS encoding uncharacterized conserved protein has protein sequence MSQTPNPHDPYGTEPGTPDSAPQTEQGAPTSDPALHPHDPYAYSPDPAAAPASDAGTGSPAQDPYAGGPQPFTAGAGASHSHGGQAPYTAPHGGPTGQGPSEAPAGTAGVYEGPLTGQVISGSDSRLWATLSQAAVALGHVVSWGFLGWVGPLVIFLMYKDRDRFVRFHAAEALNGAIAVFIAQVVLTIAIAVGGLFTFGIGWALFPLAGLPALLQLVFSIIGAVKANQGQWWGYPLNLRLVK, from the coding sequence ATGAGCCAGACTCCGAATCCGCACGACCCGTACGGCACCGAGCCCGGCACCCCCGACTCCGCGCCGCAGACCGAGCAGGGGGCTCCCACCTCGGATCCCGCGCTCCACCCGCACGATCCCTACGCCTACAGCCCCGATCCCGCCGCGGCGCCTGCGAGCGACGCGGGGACCGGCTCCCCCGCCCAGGATCCGTACGCCGGCGGCCCGCAGCCCTTCACCGCGGGCGCCGGTGCGTCCCACTCGCACGGCGGGCAGGCCCCGTACACCGCGCCGCACGGCGGCCCGACGGGCCAGGGGCCGAGTGAGGCTCCGGCCGGCACCGCGGGCGTGTACGAGGGTCCGCTGACCGGTCAGGTGATCAGCGGCTCGGACTCCCGGCTGTGGGCGACGCTCTCGCAGGCCGCGGTGGCCCTCGGGCACGTGGTCAGCTGGGGCTTCCTCGGCTGGGTCGGCCCGCTGGTGATCTTCCTGATGTACAAGGACCGCGACCGCTTCGTGCGCTTCCACGCCGCCGAGGCCCTGAACGGCGCGATCGCGGTGTTCATCGCGCAGGTGGTGCTCACGATCGCGATCGCCGTGGGCGGCCTGTTCACCTTCGGCATCGGCTGGGCGCTGTTCCCGCTGGCCGGCCTGCCGGCGCTGCTGCAGCTGGTGTTCTCCATCATCGGCGCGGTGAAGGCCAACCAGGGCCAGTGGTGGGGCTACCCGCTGAACCTCCGCCTGGTGAAGTGA
- a CDS encoding coproporphyrinogen III oxidase, anaerobic (PFAM: Radical SAM superfamily; HemN C-terminal region~TIGRFAM: putative oxygen-independent coproporphyrinogen III oxidase), protein MTPAPTRGGDLSVYIHVPFCAVRCGYCDFNTYTATELGGGGSQAEYPANAMAEMDLTLAADRAAGYEYEQISTVFFGGGTPTLLPADELVAMLDHLRTLIPLAPDAEITTEANPDSVTRASLSRLADGGVTRVSIGMQSAVPSVLATLDRTHDPEKVPQAVQWAREAGLDVSLDLIYGTPGETLADVETSVRSALSCGVDHMSAYSLIIEGNTAMARQLRRGELQEPDPDDMADKYELVDDLARADGLSWYEVSNFARTPAQRSRHNLAYWRGTDWWGIGPGAHRHRDGLRAWNVKHPSRYARMLAAGEMPVADSEHVAAEDRLTERIMLELRIVDGLPVDVVPEARRPMLAVHRDRGHLDAAALADGRAVLTRSGRLLADAVIRDLVP, encoded by the coding sequence GTGACCCCCGCCCCGACCCGTGGCGGAGACCTCTCGGTCTACATCCACGTCCCCTTCTGCGCGGTGCGCTGCGGCTACTGCGACTTCAACACCTACACCGCCACCGAGCTCGGCGGCGGAGGCTCCCAGGCGGAATACCCCGCCAACGCCATGGCCGAGATGGACCTCACCCTCGCCGCGGACCGCGCCGCCGGCTACGAGTACGAGCAGATCTCGACCGTCTTCTTCGGCGGAGGCACACCGACCCTGCTGCCCGCCGACGAGCTCGTCGCGATGCTCGACCACCTGCGCACCCTGATCCCCCTGGCACCGGACGCGGAGATCACCACCGAGGCGAACCCCGATTCCGTCACCCGTGCCTCCCTGTCCCGGCTCGCGGACGGCGGCGTCACCCGGGTCTCGATCGGGATGCAGTCCGCGGTGCCCTCGGTGCTGGCGACCCTGGACCGCACCCATGACCCGGAGAAGGTGCCGCAGGCGGTGCAGTGGGCGCGCGAGGCCGGGCTCGACGTGAGCCTCGACCTCATCTACGGCACCCCGGGCGAGACCCTCGCCGATGTCGAGACCTCCGTGAGGTCGGCGCTGTCCTGCGGGGTCGACCACATGTCGGCGTACTCGCTGATCATCGAGGGCAACACGGCGATGGCGCGGCAGCTGCGTCGCGGCGAGCTGCAGGAGCCGGATCCCGACGACATGGCGGACAAGTACGAGCTGGTCGACGACCTCGCCCGCGCCGACGGACTGTCCTGGTACGAGGTCTCCAACTTCGCCCGCACCCCGGCGCAGCGCTCCCGCCACAACCTCGCCTACTGGCGCGGCACCGACTGGTGGGGGATCGGCCCGGGTGCTCACCGCCACCGCGACGGGCTGCGCGCCTGGAACGTCAAGCACCCCAGCCGTTACGCGCGCATGCTCGCCGCCGGGGAGATGCCGGTGGCCGACTCGGAGCATGTCGCCGCCGAGGACCGCCTGACCGAACGGATCATGCTCGAGCTGCGGATCGTCGACGGCCTGCCGGTGGATGTCGTGCCCGAGGCTCGCCGGCCGATGCTCGCCGTCCACCGCGACCGCGGCCACCTCGATGCCGCCGCCCTGGCCGACGGGCGGGCGGTGCTGACCCGCTCCGGGCGGCTGCTCGCCGACGCGGTGATCCGCGACCTGGTGCCCTGA
- a CDS encoding uncharacterized conserved protein (PFAM: MOSC domain), which yields MTAPLTLDVTLDPAATGRLAAVCTVAQLFPVAESGLMSGIDKRPADGPVRLLTHGVLGDVQGDREHHGGIFKAVYAFSREVREAYAAGLGRELPDGFFGENLVTTGQDTDETVIGERWRIGGAELEATCPRTPCGTFAARMGDRRWGRTFTAQGRCGAYFRVLTEGEVSAGDAIEVLERPAHGVSIGDAFRGLGPDRARALLDWAEETDTVLYDSLAASAQNALARAGEDRQLAPRLRSTGRGLGLGMGL from the coding sequence ATGACCGCACCCCTCACCCTCGACGTGACCCTCGACCCCGCCGCGACCGGTCGCCTCGCAGCGGTGTGCACCGTGGCGCAGCTGTTCCCGGTCGCCGAGAGCGGTCTGATGAGCGGGATCGACAAGCGGCCGGCCGACGGCCCCGTCCGCCTGCTCACCCACGGCGTGCTCGGCGACGTCCAGGGGGATCGCGAGCACCACGGCGGGATCTTCAAGGCCGTGTACGCCTTCTCCCGCGAGGTGCGCGAGGCCTACGCCGCGGGCCTCGGCCGCGAGCTGCCCGACGGGTTCTTCGGCGAGAACCTGGTCACCACCGGCCAGGACACGGACGAGACGGTGATCGGGGAGCGCTGGCGGATCGGCGGCGCCGAGCTCGAGGCGACCTGCCCCCGCACCCCGTGCGGCACCTTCGCCGCACGGATGGGCGACCGCCGCTGGGGCCGCACCTTCACCGCCCAGGGCCGCTGCGGTGCCTACTTCCGGGTGCTCACCGAGGGTGAGGTGAGCGCGGGGGACGCGATCGAGGTGCTCGAGCGGCCCGCGCACGGGGTGAGCATCGGCGACGCCTTCCGCGGGCTCGGCCCGGACCGCGCCCGCGCGCTGCTGGACTGGGCGGAGGAGACCGACACCGTGCTGTACGACTCCCTCGCCGCCTCCGCGCAGAACGCGCTGGCCCGCGCGGGGGAGGACCGGCAGCTCGCGCCGCGACTGCGCTCGACCGGCCGCGGTCTCGGCCTGGGGATGGGCCTGTGA